The Hypanus sabinus isolate sHypSab1 chromosome 31, sHypSab1.hap1, whole genome shotgun sequence genome window below encodes:
- the LOC132383625 gene encoding protein RD3-like, giving the protein MVRGLDRGPSPPTHAVSFRGAGCAPGCRPAMFRSSVFGWTERCPAGSRWPRPDLVADTLTLELSWQLKRAERLWRGRQAECRRLRAGADYSWLRAPPRCDYQLPPAEQLELRELSSRIKPSQCGPVILSFRKLVREFDPEVQEVPRLFRSTVLEFIERDEEETSQRWVPQQLGRKWEQGRSLITLRSRLRIHPFCQEAPGPGQVTARRARSMPEFDLREED; this is encoded by the exons ATGGTCAGGGGTTTGGACCGAGGCCCCTCCCCGCCCACACACGCGGTCAGCTTCCGAGGGGCCGGATG TGCCCCTGGTTGCAGGCCCGCCATGTTCCGGTCGTCGGTGTTCGGGTGGACGGAGCGGTGCCCTGCGGGCAGCCGGTGGCCCCGGCCGGACCTGGTGGCCGACACGCTGACCCTGGAGCTGAGCTGGCAGCTGAAGCGGGCCGAGCGGCTGTGGCGGGGCCGCCAGGCCGAGTGCCGGAGACTGCGGGCAGGGGCCGACTACTCCTGGCTCCGCGCACCGCCTCGGTGCGACTACCAGCTGCCGCCCGCCGAGCAGCTGGAGCTGAGGGAGCTCAGCTCAAGGATCAAACCGTCCCAGTGCGGGCCGGTCATCCTCAG TTTTCGGAAGCTGGTCCGTGAGTTTGACCCCGAGGTGCAGGAGGTTCCGCGGCTGTTCCGCTCGACTGTCCTGGAGTTCATCGAGCGGGACGAGGAGGAGACGTCGCAGCGATGGGTCCCGCAGCAGCTGGGGAGGAAGTGGGAGCAAGGCCGCTCCCTCATCACTCTGCGGTCCCGGCTCAGGATTCACCCCTTCTGCCAGGAAGCGCCCGGCCCGGGGCAGGTCACCGCCCGCCGGGCAAGGAGCATGCCTGAGTTTGATCTCCGAGAAGAGGACTGA